The following coding sequences lie in one Panicum virgatum strain AP13 chromosome 6N, P.virgatum_v5, whole genome shotgun sequence genomic window:
- the LOC120677473 gene encoding WAT1-related protein At5g64700-like: MGTKTPYILAVIIVAIYTGMYVMSKAAFNEGMNGFVFVFYRQAAASLLLLPIALVRERKNLRSLPLGLLVKLFFLALIGTTIGMNLSNASMTLTSATVASAASNSTPVITFCLALLLRMEVVKFRSSSGVAKLIGVALCLAGALIIAFYTGPSLSPINHHRAFRARTAAHASKAPSHGAWVIGTFFMVLSNVTWSIWMVWQAALLKEYPNKMLLTTAQCVLSMAQSFVVAAVAERDFAKWKLHFDISLLAVAYTGFVVTGVAYYLQAWCVQIKGPVFLAVWNPLCFVLTTFCSSSFLGEIVHLGSIVGGLLLVCGLYSVLWGKSRESRVFECRANTISGVQDGQEHKNPQAAELGKREQEEATSMSAVEVV; encoded by the exons ATGGGCACAAAGACGCCGTATATACTCGCCGTTATCATAGTAGCCATCTACACTGGCATGTATGTGATGTCCAAGGCTGCCTTCAACGAAGGAATGAACGGCTTTGTCTTCGTCTTCTACCGCCAGGCTGCTGCATCACTTCTCCTGCTGCCTATCGCACTTGTCCGCGAAAG GAAAAATTTGCGATCGTTGCCCCTTGGGTTGCTCGTGAAGCTGTTTTTCCTCGCCTTAATTGG GACCACAATAGGCATGAATCTCAGCAACGCAAGTATGACGCTCACATCAGCGACTGTAGCCTCTGCAGCAAGCAACTCCACCCCTGTGATCACCTTCTGCCTGGCACTGCTGTTGAG GATGGAGGTGGTGAAGTTCAGGAGCTCCTCAGGCGTCGCCAAGCTGATCGGTGTGGCGCTCTGCCTGGCCGGTGCCCTGATCATCGCCTTCTACACCGGGCCGTCGCTCAGTCCTATCAACCACCACCGCGCCTTCcgcgcccgcaccgccgcccaTGCCTCAAAAGCTCCAAGCCATGGAGCGTGGGTGATCGGCACGTTCTTCATGGTTCTGTCCAACGTGACATGGTCCATATGGATGGTTTGGCAGGCTGCGCTGCTCAAGGAGTACCCCAACAAGATGCTCCTAACAACAGCGCAGTGTGTGCTCAGTATGGCGCAGTCGTTCGTCGTCGCAGCCGTTGCCGAGCGGGACTTCGCGAAGTGGAAGCTCCACTTCGACATCAGCTTGCTCGCTGTTGCTTACACC GGGTTTGTGGTGACTGGAGTTGCCTACTACCTGCAAGCATGGTGCGTGCAGATAAAAGGCCCGGTGTTCCTCGCAGTATGGAACCCACTCTGCTTTGTGTTGACAACCTTCtgttcctcctccttccttggaGAGATCGTTCACCTCGGCAG CATCGTGGGTGGACTCCTACTGGTTTGCGGCCTTTATAGCGTCTTATGGGGTAAAAGCAGGGAGAGTAGGGTTTTTGAGTGTAGGGCCAACACTATCAGTGGTGTACAAGATGGACAAGAACACAAGAATCCTCAAGCGGCGGAGCTTGGCAagagagaacaagaggaagcaACGTCAATGTCAGCAGTCGAAGTAGTGTGA